From a single Rhizobium lusitanum genomic region:
- the pip gene encoding prolyl aminopeptidase, translated as MKTLYPEIGPHDQGLLDVGDASFVHWMQSGNPNGIPVVILHGGPGSGSSAGARRFFDPRHYRIIQFDQRGCGNSLPHASEPEIDLSANTTWHLVADIERLRLFLGIERWLVYGNSWGCTLALVYAQTHPERVAALIVAGVTMTRQSEIDWLYRGLARFFPEEWGCFRAGVPESERDGDLVAAYRQLLGHPDPAIHLKAAKEWHQWESASILVDPRATLSDRWADSSYVIARARIITHYFHHRGWLEDGQILRDIDRLAGIPCTMIQGRLDLEAPLVTAWELSRAWPTARLVLVPNAAHSPGTSEMAAAIVEATDAFRALA; from the coding sequence CAGTCGGGCAACCCGAACGGTATTCCCGTCGTCATCCTGCATGGTGGTCCGGGATCGGGCAGTTCTGCCGGCGCCCGCCGCTTCTTCGATCCGCGGCATTATCGCATCATCCAGTTCGACCAGCGCGGCTGTGGCAACAGTCTGCCGCATGCGTCCGAGCCGGAGATTGATCTTTCCGCGAATACCACATGGCACCTGGTTGCTGATATCGAGCGGCTGAGGCTCTTTCTCGGCATAGAGCGCTGGCTGGTTTATGGCAATTCCTGGGGATGTACTCTGGCTCTGGTCTACGCTCAAACTCACCCGGAGCGCGTTGCGGCCCTGATCGTCGCCGGCGTGACCATGACGCGGCAATCCGAGATCGATTGGCTTTATAGGGGGCTCGCTCGCTTTTTCCCCGAGGAATGGGGCTGCTTTCGCGCAGGCGTTCCGGAGAGCGAGCGTGATGGCGATCTCGTTGCCGCCTATCGTCAGTTGCTTGGTCATCCCGATCCAGCCATCCATCTCAAGGCCGCCAAGGAGTGGCACCAATGGGAATCGGCATCCATCCTGGTCGATCCACGCGCGACGCTTTCCGATCGCTGGGCCGATTCTAGCTATGTCATCGCAAGAGCCCGCATCATCACGCACTACTTCCACCATCGAGGCTGGCTGGAAGACGGACAGATATTGCGAGACATCGATCGGCTTGCCGGCATCCCCTGCACAATGATCCAGGGCCGGCTCGATCTCGAGGCGCCTCTTGTCACGGCATGGGAACTGTCGCGGGCTTGGCCCACGGCACGATTGGTGTTGGTTCCCAACGCGGCCCATTCGCCGGGGACGTCAGAGATGGCGGCAGCCATTGTCGAAGCAACGGACGCATTTCGCGCCCTCGCCTGA
- a CDS encoding transglutaminase-like cysteine peptidase, producing the protein MSFQFFLRGYAAIALFTFGCLGIAHAAPANMTITGDAAPPIGHYQFCRENPTECAYAGGDAGPAILTEDRWKTILKINYAVNTTIKPMTDMDLYGVEEKWAIPTTAGDCEDFALLKRKDLIEAGFSPSELLMTVVLQPNGEGHAVLTVRTDRGDFVLDNMRNKVKLWSETEYTFLKRQSADDPARWVKIQDGRAVTVAVGSLK; encoded by the coding sequence ATGAGCTTTCAATTCTTCCTTCGCGGATATGCCGCAATAGCTCTCTTCACTTTCGGCTGTCTCGGCATCGCCCATGCGGCGCCTGCCAATATGACGATCACCGGCGATGCAGCGCCGCCGATCGGCCACTATCAGTTTTGCCGGGAAAACCCGACGGAATGCGCCTATGCCGGCGGTGACGCTGGTCCCGCCATCCTCACTGAGGATCGCTGGAAGACGATCCTGAAGATCAATTATGCGGTTAACACGACGATCAAGCCAATGACCGACATGGATCTCTACGGCGTCGAGGAAAAATGGGCGATCCCGACCACCGCGGGCGATTGCGAGGATTTCGCGCTCCTGAAGCGTAAGGACCTGATCGAAGCCGGCTTTTCCCCTTCCGAGCTGCTGATGACCGTCGTGCTGCAGCCCAACGGTGAAGGCCATGCAGTGCTGACGGTGCGCACCGACCGCGGCGACTTCGTACTCGACAATATGCGCAACAAGGTGAAGCTCTGGTCGGAGACCGAATACACCTTCCTGAAGCGCCAGTCTGCCGACGATCCGGCCCGTTGGGTCAAGATACAGGACGGCCGTGCGGTCACCGTTGCTGTCGGCAGCTTGAAATAA